One segment of Micromonospora parathelypteridis DNA contains the following:
- a CDS encoding PadR family transcriptional regulator, producing the protein MGSQMTEMLKGTLEGIVLAILAGRPAYGYEITAWLRDRGFSDIAEGTIYALLVRVEQRGFVDVEKVPSAKGPPRKVYSLNAKGREQLAEFWRTWSVLAERIEQLHHNDNQHDEGA; encoded by the coding sequence ATGGGCAGCCAGATGACAGAGATGCTGAAGGGCACTCTCGAAGGCATAGTCCTGGCGATCCTGGCCGGCAGGCCCGCATACGGCTATGAGATCACCGCGTGGCTGCGCGACCGCGGATTCTCGGACATCGCGGAAGGCACCATCTACGCGCTGCTCGTCCGCGTCGAGCAGCGCGGGTTCGTGGACGTGGAGAAGGTCCCCTCCGCGAAAGGGCCCCCGCGGAAGGTGTATTCGCTCAACGCGAAGGGGCGAGAGCAACTCGCCGAGTTCTGGAGGACGTGGAGCGTCCTCGCGGAACGCATCGAGCAACTCCACCACAACGACAACCAACACGACGAAGGAGCATGA
- a CDS encoding GNAT family N-acetyltransferase, protein MLSDIVAVPDCPGVSRWQAVVPGGSVAGSAALRPIIPFWHDLLPAPTPVTRPGASELTLYVEPEWRRRGIGSRLLATVRAYTAEPRLFADVAAGAPGEAFCLRHGFRHAGSTRLDLLTYCDVHWAWLGEMVDAEPSGYRLIHRTGILPAMLRVEELRHSPGRTGDAVLTAAEADGDLAAYAVAVVGALSPNRARQYGPAVLPNHRGRRLGVWVNAALIQRLREVHPHVDEIETLTDEGDTHLLAVREHFGFRPSDRTRRYELALP, encoded by the coding sequence ATGTTGAGCGACATCGTGGCGGTGCCGGATTGCCCCGGTGTCTCGCGGTGGCAGGCCGTGGTGCCAGGCGGCTCCGTGGCCGGGTCGGCCGCCCTGCGGCCGATCATCCCGTTCTGGCACGACCTCCTGCCGGCTCCGACCCCCGTCACCCGGCCGGGTGCCTCCGAGCTGACCTTGTACGTGGAGCCGGAGTGGCGGCGTCGTGGCATCGGTTCACGGCTGCTGGCCACCGTCCGGGCGTACACCGCCGAGCCTCGCCTGTTCGCGGACGTCGCCGCGGGTGCGCCGGGGGAGGCGTTCTGTCTTCGGCACGGGTTCCGGCACGCCGGATCCACGCGCCTCGACCTCCTCACCTACTGCGATGTTCACTGGGCCTGGCTGGGTGAGATGGTCGACGCAGAGCCCTCCGGATACCGACTGATCCACCGGACCGGGATTCTTCCGGCCATGCTCCGTGTCGAGGAATTGCGCCACAGTCCGGGCCGTACCGGTGATGCTGTCTTGACCGCCGCCGAGGCGGACGGCGACCTAGCGGCCTACGCGGTAGCGGTCGTCGGCGCGCTCTCCCCGAACCGCGCCCGCCAGTACGGGCCCGCGGTGCTCCCCAACCATCGCGGACGGCGGCTGGGCGTCTGGGTCAACGCCGCTCTCATCCAACGACTGCGTGAGGTCCACCCGCACGTCGACGAGATCGAGACTCTCACCGACGAGGGCGATACCCACCTGCTCGCTGTCCGCGAGCACTTCGGTTTCCGCCCTTCCGATCGAACACGCCGCTACGAGCTCGCCCTGCCGTAG
- a CDS encoding LysR family transcriptional regulator, whose amino-acid sequence MELRDIEIFLTLAGELHFGRTAERLRVSQARVSQSIKQQERRIGAALFERTSRTVRLTPLGERLRDRLDAGYREIMVGIEEAAAAARGQIGTLTVGTMGPHHQEIAAVFDLFRQRHPQCALRTREILPSDPFGPLRAGRVDVGILWLPVREPDLAVGPHLHTEQLVLAVGSDHPLAGRDRVSMEELGDHPVVGPEGPIPGYVWEAHTPSVTPAGRPIRSGITVDTLEEAFTAIGAGLVISPVGAHVAASRVRPDITFVPVDDGPVLRYAPVWRSAARPG is encoded by the coding sequence GTGGAGCTGCGTGACATCGAGATCTTCCTGACCCTGGCCGGGGAGCTCCACTTCGGACGGACAGCCGAGCGGCTCCGAGTGTCTCAGGCGCGGGTCAGTCAGTCGATCAAACAGCAGGAGCGCAGGATCGGCGCAGCCCTGTTCGAGCGGACCAGCCGCACCGTGCGGCTCACCCCGCTCGGCGAGCGGCTTCGCGACCGACTCGACGCGGGCTACCGCGAGATAATGGTGGGCATCGAGGAGGCTGCCGCCGCCGCGCGCGGGCAGATCGGCACGCTGACCGTTGGCACTATGGGCCCCCATCACCAGGAGATCGCGGCCGTCTTCGACCTGTTCCGGCAGCGGCATCCGCAGTGTGCGTTGCGTACCCGCGAGATTCTTCCCAGCGACCCGTTCGGTCCACTGCGCGCCGGCCGGGTCGACGTCGGGATACTTTGGCTACCTGTCCGCGAACCCGACCTCGCCGTCGGGCCGCATCTGCACACCGAGCAGCTGGTGCTGGCCGTCGGCTCCGATCATCCACTGGCTGGTCGGGACCGGGTCTCGATGGAGGAGCTCGGCGATCACCCGGTAGTGGGTCCCGAGGGGCCAATTCCGGGCTACGTGTGGGAGGCGCACACGCCGTCCGTGACACCCGCAGGCCGGCCCATCCGATCCGGAATCACCGTGGACACTCTCGAAGAGGCCTTCACGGCGATCGGTGCCGGCCTGGTCATCTCCCCCGTCGGAGCGCATGTGGCCGCCTCCCGGGTGCGCCCGGACATCACGTTCGTGCCCGTCGACGACGGGCCGGTCCTGCGGTACGCGCCGGTGTGGCGCAGCGCCGCGAGACCGGGCTGA
- a CDS encoding YbaB/EbfC family nucleoid-associated protein, whose protein sequence is MGNPLLDAEDARERLEAWQANASRRAADTQAAAAGLRALRVTATDAHKIVEVTVDSTGAMADVRLSARVQRMSLEQTQQAIMGAYRNARVKLAEAAAEVVRETVGADSATGRALLAGFRTGDTEDEEGRY, encoded by the coding sequence ATGGGTAATCCGCTGTTGGACGCCGAGGATGCGCGGGAACGCCTGGAGGCCTGGCAGGCCAATGCCTCGCGCCGGGCCGCCGACACGCAGGCCGCCGCTGCCGGCTTGCGCGCGCTGCGGGTTACGGCCACCGACGCCCACAAGATCGTCGAGGTCACCGTCGACTCCACGGGGGCGATGGCCGACGTCCGGCTCTCCGCGCGGGTGCAGCGCATGAGCCTGGAGCAGACTCAGCAGGCGATCATGGGCGCCTACCGCAACGCGCGGGTCAAGCTCGCCGAGGCCGCCGCCGAGGTCGTACGGGAGACGGTCGGCGCCGACTCGGCGACCGGCCGGGCCCTGCTGGCCGGATTCCGGACCGGCGACACCGAGGACGAAGAGG
- a CDS encoding DUF1048 domain-containing protein yields MAAKWIETLVGSLDQKRQYKHHMARIEALPGPYRNAAEALQRYFMYHGGILDGDTLITMLGDFVDLWERAVADGTPVRAIVGDDPVEFAETFLQAYAGKQWIDKERVRLRKAIDAAAGDNGEEKSA; encoded by the coding sequence ATGGCCGCGAAGTGGATCGAGACGCTTGTCGGGTCACTCGATCAGAAGAGGCAGTACAAGCACCACATGGCCCGGATCGAGGCTCTGCCGGGGCCCTATCGCAACGCGGCCGAGGCTCTTCAGCGGTACTTCATGTACCACGGAGGAATCCTCGACGGCGACACGCTCATCACGATGCTCGGCGACTTCGTCGACCTCTGGGAGCGTGCGGTCGCCGACGGAACACCGGTCCGCGCGATCGTCGGCGACGACCCGGTCGAGTTCGCCGAGACATTCCTGCAGGCGTACGCCGGCAAGCAGTGGATAGACAAGGAACGCGTTCGCCTCCGGAAGGCGATCGACGCCGCCGCAGGCGACAATGGCGAGGAGAAGAGCGCATGA
- a CDS encoding alpha/beta fold hydrolase, which yields MTSGEPRWVFRTDRKATDLDAAAETAYVAYDGWLAKRGIPAEIIDSYLRPSYGSRQIRRDTKRFIVGVHNRYTLAAAKALTGFSKPVLLVRAEDDRIFRAQLFERLAATLPDARLVTVADSSTFVSEDQPAELARLVVSFAAA from the coding sequence GTGACCAGTGGAGAGCCGCGCTGGGTCTTCCGGACCGACCGGAAGGCCACCGACCTCGACGCGGCCGCGGAAACCGCGTATGTCGCCTACGACGGCTGGCTGGCCAAGCGTGGCATCCCCGCCGAGATCATCGACTCCTACCTACGGCCGAGCTACGGCAGCCGGCAGATCCGCAGGGATACCAAGCGGTTCATCGTTGGCGTGCACAACAGGTACACGCTGGCCGCTGCCAAGGCACTGACCGGATTCAGCAAGCCGGTGTTGCTGGTCCGCGCGGAGGACGATCGGATCTTCCGTGCCCAGCTCTTCGAACGACTCGCCGCGACCCTGCCCGACGCCCGCCTGGTCACGGTCGCCGACTCGTCCACCTTCGTGTCGGAGGATCAACCTGCCGAACTCGCCCGGCTGGTCGTGAGCTTCGCCGCCGCTTGA